Proteins encoded in a region of the Planococcus citri chromosome 1, ihPlaCitr1.1, whole genome shotgun sequence genome:
- the LOC135831182 gene encoding tripartite motif-containing protein 2-like: MIKVFDMMVSINPTLVETVSINYEDFSESFLTCGTCLCVYNGVDHIPKLLPCSHTVCLGCLNRIADLRSREIGVFRCPICRELTNIPQGGIAALPPSFLVNRLLDLMSKQRRQIVPTCSDHSNQVLYTCETCDVIFCTMCQNGGGHKSAHEDNKNCEHTIVPYSVAIKRMAEILIYKANECLSKLNNARDTVNEEMGKLDRASNDCIQKLNKTFQDIHEAIDQRKNELFTKIQEMKDNKKIVLNEQLMLINDEKDKVEKVCDGLEYQTDTHIINQRISSLSENIDSIRILEEPRENSYMNCNIDHDQKFQKLMTNIAALGRVISTTSLPRLSTLLIEDNYIVNLEATALIHTIDYHGKARTSGGDPILVQLNRKDATESVPVPVRVEDLDDGTYLVKFRPPKIGCYVLEVFILGRHIKDGIRSFMVSKHNNPIAVHGNSVDDGSGHYLQPVAVAYNHNNKLIYVVDTGNSRIKVLTSDLKFVKHIENPCLKGRACTGIGIHSSTESNADEWIAVVNWRTKNITRMTVDGETINEFTHDSLQEPTHLAVDNKNGRIIVADSVNNSIVVFNQSGDLLLKFNKNGAKDEPATQISCVCVGLNSEIYVADTRIRVFSSEAVKLKEINVEGDGDYGGIAIDNKGLLVATRSTRTRHCIQVIETESGELVNSIDSYNNRLCRPAGVSCMADNYAVVVDLGNGVIKKYRYW, translated from the exons AtgatcaaagtttttgacaTGATGGTCAGCATTAATCCTACACTGGTGGAAACTGTATCCATCAATTATGAAGATTTCAGCGAAAGTTTCCTCACTTGTGGGACATGTTTAT GTGTTTATAACGGGGTAGACCATATCCCTAAATTGTTACCTTGCTCTCACACCGTGTGTTTGGGATGTTTGAACCGAATCGCCGATCTACGGAGTCGTGAAATAGGAGTTTTTCGATGTCCAATATGTCGCGAATTGACCAATATACCTCAAGGTGGCATAGCTGCTTTACCGCCATCGTTTCTTGTGAATCGACTATTGGATTTGATGTCGAAACAGAGGAGACAAATAGTACCTACGTGTTCCGATCACAGCAACCAA gtgTTATACACTTGCGAAACTTGCGATGTTATATTTTGTACAATGTGCCAAAACGGCGGCGGCCATAAATCCGCTCACGAagataataaaaattgtgaGCATACCATTGTTCCTTACTCCGTAGCTATCAAAAGAATGGCTGAGATTTTAATCTATAAGGCGAACGAATGCTTATCAAAG TTGAATAATGCGCGTGATACCGTCAACGAAGAAATGGGAAAATTGGATCGTGCTAGTAACGATTGCAttcaaaaactaaacaaaacGTTTCAAGACATTCACGAGGCCATTGATCAgcgtaaaaatgaattatttactaAAATACAAGAAATGAAAGATAATAAGAAAATTGTACTCAACGAACAGCTGATGTTGATTAATGATGAAAAGGACAAG gttgAGAAAGTATGCGATGGTTTAGAATATCAAACCGATACCCATATCATCAACCAAAGGATATCTAGTCTTTCAGAAAATATCGATAGTATACGAATACTCGAAGAACCGCGAGAAAATTCTTACATGAATTGTAATATTGACCacgatcaaaaatttcagaaattaatgACAAACATAGCTGCTTTGGGTCGAGTCATATCGACTACTTCATTACCAAGATTATCTACATTATTAATCGAAG ATAATTATATAGTCAATTTAGAAGCAACTGCTTTAATACATACTATCGATTACCACGGGAAAGCTAGAACTTCCGGAGGAGATCCCATACTTGTCCAATTAAACCGCAAAGATGCCACCGAAAGTGTACCAGTGCCAGTCAGAGTCGAAGATTTAGACGACGGCAcgtatttggtgaaatttcgacCTCCAAAGATCGGATG TTATGTTTTGGAAGTTTTTATTCTTGGACGACATATCAAAGATGGTATTCGAAGTTTCATGGTATCCAAGCATAATAATCCGATAGCTGTCCATGGAAATTCGGTAGATGATGGATCTGGACATTACTTACAGCCCGTTGCCGTCGCATATAATCACAATAATAAATTG ATTTACGTCGTTGATACTGGTAATTCGCGAATTAAAGTTTTGACCAGTGatttaaaattcgtaaaacaTATCGAAAATCCATGTTTGAAAGGAAGAGCATGCACTGGTATTGGTATACATTCGTCTACGGAAAGTAATGCCGATGAATGGATAGCTGTTGTAAATTGGcgaacaaaaaatatcacaag gATGACCGTCGATGGTGAAACCATAAACGAATTCACTCATGATTCTCTACAAGAACCAACGCATTTAGCTGTTGATAATAAAAATGGTCGAATAATCGTAGCTGACAGTGTGAACAATTCGATCGTAGTGTTCAATCAGTCGGGCGATTTACTTCTAAAG TTTAATAAAAATGGTGCCAAAGATGAACCAGCTACTCAGATATCTTGCGTATGTGTGGGATTAAATAGTGAAATATACGTAGCTGATACCCGTATTCGAGTTTTCTCTTCAGAAGCTgttaaattgaaagaaattaacGTAGAAG GAGACGGAGATTACGGGGGAATAGCAATTGATAACAAAGGTCTTCTGGTAGCCACTCGATCGACTCGAACTCGACATTGTATCCAGGTCATTGAAACGGAATCGGGCGAACTAGTGAATTCGATCGATTCGTATAACAATCGTTTATGTCGACCAGCTGGCGTTTCATGTATGGCTGATAATTACGCCGTTGTCGTCGATCTTGGTAAcggagtaataaaaaaatatcgctATTGGTGA